In a genomic window of Glycine max cultivar Williams 82 chromosome 13, Glycine_max_v4.0, whole genome shotgun sequence:
- the LOC100819164 gene encoding chitinase 2 produces MALPNLCFVVLILKVSFFLLASTQVRAATSDSSLFREYIGALFNGVKFSDVPINPNVNFHFILSFAIDYDTSSGSPSPTNGKFNIFWDNQNLTPTQVSSIKAKNPNVKVALSLGGDTVSSAFAYFDPTSVDSWVSNAVSSLTNIIKEYNLDGIDIDYEHFKADSETFAQSIGKLIQTLKSRGVITFASIAPFDNDEVQSHYLALWKSYGHIIDYVNFQFYAYDRSTTVSQFIDYFNKQSSNYNGGKVLVSFNSDGSRGLIPDNGFFTACSMLKTQQKLHGIFVWCADDSKANGFSYEKQSQDLLVTAN; encoded by the coding sequence atggcACTTCCCAATCTTTGCTTTGTCGTTTTAATCCTAAAAGTTTCCTTTTTTCTCCTTGCATCAACCCAAGTTAGAGCCGCCACCTCTGACTCAAGCTTGTTCCGAGAATACATTGGAGCATTGTTCAATGGTGTCAAATTCTCAGATGTACCCATAAACCCAAATGTAAATTTTCACTTCATTTTGTCCTTCGCTATTGACTACGACACATCATCTGGTTCACCTTCTCCCACCAACGGAAAATTTAACATCTTTTGGGACAACCAAAACCTCACCCCTACCCAAGTTTCTTCCATTAAGGCCAAAAATCCAAACGTTAAGGTAGCCCTTAGTCTCGGAGGAGACACTGTTTCAAGTGCTTTTGCTTACTTTGATCCAACTTCAGTTGATTCATGGGTTTCCAACGCGGTTTCTTCACTCACCAACATAATCAAAGAGTACAACTTGGACGGAATCGACATTGACTATGAGCATTTCAAGGCAGATTCTGAAACTTTTGCTCAGAGCATTGGAAAATTGATACAAACTCTGAAAAGCAGAGGGGTCATTACTTTTGCTTCAATTGCTCCTTTTGATAATGATGAAGTTCAGAGTCATTATTTGGCCTTGTGGAAGAGTTATGGGCACATCATAGATTACGTTAATTTTCAGTTTTATGCATATGACAGAAGCACCACCGTATCTCAGTTTATTGATTACTTTAACAAACAAAGCTCGAATTATAATGGTGGGAAGGTCTTGGTGAGTTTCAATAGTGATGGGAGTCGAGGGTTGATCCCTGATAATGGATTCTTCACTGCGTGTAGTATGCTCAAGACTCAGCAAAAACTTCATGGTATCTTTGTGTGGTGTGCTGATGACTCCAAGGCAAATGGTTTCAGCTATGAGAAGCAATCACAGGACCTTTTGGTGACTGCCAATTAG
- the LOC100819702 gene encoding ruBisCO-associated protein, with protein MMSIFRQYTLDDSFSQVLVSPKFLKEYQIALTFASDYDDDGVPTNGVFRPTWDLTKVTPESITRFKDKNPDVDIKVFISIGNRGTQHPFKPLNNQTWIQNATMSLTSLINNLHVVHGIDVLYDHIDASPADFTECVGQLIRNLKENGVVSQASISPSSYPNQEYYPLLYSSVPFFVDWVDYQFQSEDQPVLEPTTLVKRYNELTKVYPKTKLFAGYSAENEDWATVSPFVFFLGAMDLLKKRSAPGVSIHYHNYYASEAPNNKD; from the coding sequence ATGATGTCCATATTCCGGCAATACACCTTGGACGACTCATTCTCGCAAGTGTTGGTGTCCCCGAAATTCCTGAAGGAGTACCAAATAGCCCTGACCTTCGCAAGCGACTACGACGACGACGGCGTCCCCACCAACGGGGTTTTCCGGCCAACCTGGGACCTAACCAAGGTGACCCCGGAATCAATCACGCGATTCAAGGATAAGAACCCCGACGTGGACATCAAAGTCTTCATCAGCATCGGCAACCGCGGCACCCAGCACCCCTTCAAACCCCTCAACAACCAAACCTGGATCCAGAACGCCACCATGTCCCTCACCAGCCTCATCAACAACCTCCACGTCGTCCACGGCATCGACGTCCTCTACGACCACATCGATGCCTCCCCCGCTGACTTTACCGAGTGCGTTGGCCAGCTCATTAGGAACCTCAAGGAAAACGGCGTCGTCTCCCAGGCTTCCATTTCTCCCTCGTCTTATCCCAACCAAGAATACTATCCGTTACTCTACAGCTCTGTGCCCTTCTTCGTTGACTGGGTCGATTACCAGTTCCAAAGCGAGGATCAACCTGTCTTGGAACCCACCACCTTGGTGAAGCGCTACAATGAATTAACCAAGGTTTatcccaaaacaaaactctttgCTGGCTACAGTGCTGAGAATGAGGACTGGGCCACAGTTTCCCCGTTCGTGTTCTTTTTGGGTGCCATGGACCTTCTCAAGAAGAGAAGTGCTCCTGGTGTTTCCATTCATTACCATAATTACTATGCATCAGAAGCTCCCAATAATAAGGACTGA